Genomic window (Chryseobacterium bernardetii):
GATCATGTTCTTAACCAATAATGCATCGATTCAGGAAGTATTATTCTTCCCTCAGATGAGACCGGAAAAAGCTGCTCCGCAGATTGAATTGGGAGAAGATGAAAAAGTAATCCTTGAAATCCTTAATTCTCAGGAAGAGCCGATGGCTTTGGCTGAAGTAAAACAAAGAAGCCAGCTGTCCGGTAAAAAATGGGATAAAGCTTCCAAAACTTTGACAAAGAACAATATTGTAAAAGTTGAGAAAATTGACGAAAATCTTTTGATGAAATTAGCTTAGGATTTCTCAGAAAATATAAATAAAAAAGGTACAGTGCTATGCTGTACCTTTTTCTTTTTTCCAGCAGTAATTCCTGAAAGTAATCCGGTAATTGTCCAGTGTTAGACTCAATAAAGAAATATGCTTTATTATCTAATATTTATGTTTTTGTTTTATTCTTGATATTATGTTTATTTATTGTTTTGTTTTTTTAAGATAAAACTATGTTTTGAATGCTTTTTGATAAAATAAATGTAATTTAAATTCTTTAAGATTGTTCTTTTTATTACATTTGATATGAAAATGAACATGTAGATGAATACAACACGAAAAAAAAATCCAGATAATTTTAAAAAAAATCAGGGTCTTTATGAACCTGAATTTGAATTTGATTCCTGCGGAGTTGGTTTTGTAGCGAATATTAAAGGAGTAAAAAGTTATAAGATTGTAAGTGATGCTATTACCATGCTGGAGAACATGGAGCATCGTGGCGCTACCGGATATGAAAGTAATACCGGGGATGGTGCAGGGATACAAATCCAGATCCCACATGAGCTTTTATATGATGAGGCATTAAACGTCGGAATAGATTTACCAGAATCTGGGTATTACGGTGTTGGAATGTTATTTTTTTCTCAGAATAATTTTATTCGGGAAGAATGTAAAGAGGTCATTGCACAGTCTGCAGACAAGTTACATCTTAAAATATTAGGATATCGGCCTGTTCCGGTGAGTAATATTGATCTTGGAGATTTGGCAAAGAGTGTAGAACCAGTGATGGAGATGCTTTTTATAGAGCGTCCTTTCGATGTAGATACTGAAAAAGATTTTGAGAGAAAGCTATTTATTTTTAAAAATTATATTTCTCATCAGATGACCAGTATTACAAATAATGATCCTATTGGGTTTTATGTAGCTTCCTTCTCCTGTAAAAAGCTTATTTATAAAGGTCAGTTGAGAAGTATTCAGGTTCGGAATTATTTTAAAGACCTTACCAATCCTAAAATTCGTTCTGCATTTGGAATGGTACACTCCCGTTTTGCCACCAATACTTCACCTACATGGAGCTTGGCACAGCCATTTAGATTTTTGGCGCATAATGGTGAAATCAACACCTTAGGGGGAAATCTTAATTGGTTAAGATCTTCTGAAAAGATGTTCCAAAGCCGATTTTTTACCCCTCAGGAAATGGATATGCTTCTCCCTTTAACAAAACCGGGACAGTCAGATTCTTCATATCTCGATAATATGGTAGAGCTGTTGTACCATTCGGGACGGTCGCTTCCTCATACAATGATGATGCTGATTCCTGAAGCATGGGATGGACATGAGCAGATGGAACATTACAAAAAAGATTTCTATGAGTTTCATGCCTGCCTGATGGAGCCCTGGGATGGGCCAGCTTCCATTTCCTTTACAGATGGCGATATGATAGGAGCTACGCTGGATAGAAACGGGCTTCGCCCCTCACGATATTGTATTACATCGGATGATTTGGTCATTATGGCATCCGAATCAGGAGCATTATCTGTAGATCCCCAAAAAATAATTAAGAGAGGACATCTTCAGCCGGGTAAAATGTTTCTTGTAGACATGAAAAAAGGAGCAATCATCAGTGATGATGAATTAAAAAAAGAAATATGTACCTCAAAACCCTACCGTGAATGGTTGGACAGTATGAGGATTAATATCACCGAATTACCCAACCCTAAAATCCGGTTCAATAAACTTCAGACAGAAGATATTTTTAAGTATCAGAAGGCATTCGGATATTCCAGAGAAGATCTGGATGGAGTGATTAAAGAAATGGCGTCTCACGGTAAAGAACCAATTGGGTCAATGGGGTTTGATGCTCCTTTAGCTGTATTGAGTGAGAAGCCACAGCACTTAAGCTCATATTTCAAACAGTTATTTGCCCAGGTAACCAATCCACCGATAGATCCGATAAGGGAAAAACTGGTGATGTCTTTGACTACAATTATAGGAGGAAATGGCAATCTTTTAGAAGAGGATAAAAACTTTGCACATTCTATCAGACTGGACAACCCTGTTATTAATAATAATCAGCTTGAAAAATTAAGAAGTGTTGATACAGGTAGATTTCAAGCCAAGACGATTTATACTTATTTTAATGCAAGAGGGAAAGAAGGTGAACTGAAAAAAGCGATCGACAGGATTTGCAGGTATGCGGTAGATGCAGTAGATGATGGGTTTGAAGTAATAATACTTTCGGATCGGTCACTGGATTCTCAGCATGCATCTATTCCTTCATTACTGGCATGTTCGGCGGTACACCATCATTTGATCAGAAAAGGTATCCGTAGAAAGATCGGTTTGGTAATGGAGGTAGGAGATGTTTGGGAGGTTCATCACTTTGCAACGTTATTAGGATTTGGAGCAACGGCAATTAATCCTTATCTGGCATTGGCAAGTATCAGACAAATGTTTGATGATGGAGAATTTGAAGAAGAGGATTTACCAAGGCTAAAAGATAATTATAAAAAGGCAGTAGGAGATGGGCTTTTAAAGATATTTTCTAAAATGGGAGTTTCCACTTTGCAATCTTATCATGGAGCACAAATTTTTGAAATTATAGGGTTGAATAAACTTGTGGTCAATACGTGCTTTACGGGAGCTGTTTCCAGAATTGAAGGTATTGGATTTGATGAAATTGCGAAGGAAGCTTTGATAAAACATCAGGATGCATTCAAGGAGGATATGGAAAACTCTTTACTGGATACAGGAGGTATTTACCGGTGGAGAAGTAATAATGAATATCATCAGTTTAATCCACAGTCCATTCACTTACTTCAACAGTCCGCTTGGAACAATGACTATGGTATTTTTAAAAAATATTCAAGACTTGTCAATCAGCAAATGGGTAAAGCATCTCTATTGAGGGGGTTACTGGAATTTAAAAATGACAGAGAGCCCATTTCGTTGGAAGAAGTTGAGCCCATAGAAAACATAATGAAACGTTTCGCAACAGGAGCAATGTCTTTTGGGTCTATTTCGTGGGAGGCACATACCACCTTGGCAATTGCAATGAATAGGATAGGGGCAAAAAGTAATACAGGAGAAGGAGGAGAGGATGAAGCTAGGTATACACCTGACAAGAATGGAGATAACCTGCGTTCTTCCATTAAACAGGTTGCTTCCGGAAGATTTGGGGTTACTGCCAGATACCTTGCGGAAGCAGATGAAATTCAAATAAAAATGGCTCAGGGTGCTAAGCCGGGAGAAGGCGGGCAATTATCGGGGGATAAAGTGGATTCATGGATTGGTAAAACGAGACACTCGACACCTGGCGTTGGACTGATTTCTCCACCGCCACATCATGATATTTATTCTATTGAAGATTTAGCCCAGCTTATCTTTGATTTAAAAAATGCTAATCGCCATGCCCGGTTATCGGTGAAGT
Coding sequences:
- the gltB gene encoding glutamate synthase large subunit, translating into MNTTRKKNPDNFKKNQGLYEPEFEFDSCGVGFVANIKGVKSYKIVSDAITMLENMEHRGATGYESNTGDGAGIQIQIPHELLYDEALNVGIDLPESGYYGVGMLFFSQNNFIREECKEVIAQSADKLHLKILGYRPVPVSNIDLGDLAKSVEPVMEMLFIERPFDVDTEKDFERKLFIFKNYISHQMTSITNNDPIGFYVASFSCKKLIYKGQLRSIQVRNYFKDLTNPKIRSAFGMVHSRFATNTSPTWSLAQPFRFLAHNGEINTLGGNLNWLRSSEKMFQSRFFTPQEMDMLLPLTKPGQSDSSYLDNMVELLYHSGRSLPHTMMMLIPEAWDGHEQMEHYKKDFYEFHACLMEPWDGPASISFTDGDMIGATLDRNGLRPSRYCITSDDLVIMASESGALSVDPQKIIKRGHLQPGKMFLVDMKKGAIISDDELKKEICTSKPYREWLDSMRINITELPNPKIRFNKLQTEDIFKYQKAFGYSREDLDGVIKEMASHGKEPIGSMGFDAPLAVLSEKPQHLSSYFKQLFAQVTNPPIDPIREKLVMSLTTIIGGNGNLLEEDKNFAHSIRLDNPVINNNQLEKLRSVDTGRFQAKTIYTYFNARGKEGELKKAIDRICRYAVDAVDDGFEVIILSDRSLDSQHASIPSLLACSAVHHHLIRKGIRRKIGLVMEVGDVWEVHHFATLLGFGATAINPYLALASIRQMFDDGEFEEEDLPRLKDNYKKAVGDGLLKIFSKMGVSTLQSYHGAQIFEIIGLNKLVVNTCFTGAVSRIEGIGFDEIAKEALIKHQDAFKEDMENSLLDTGGIYRWRSNNEYHQFNPQSIHLLQQSAWNNDYGIFKKYSRLVNQQMGKASLLRGLLEFKNDREPISLEEVEPIENIMKRFATGAMSFGSISWEAHTTLAIAMNRIGAKSNTGEGGEDEARYTPDKNGDNLRSSIKQVASGRFGVTARYLAEADEIQIKMAQGAKPGEGGQLSGDKVDSWIGKTRHSTPGVGLISPPPHHDIYSIEDLAQLIFDLKNANRHARLSVKLVSKAGVGTIASGVAKAKADHILISGYDGGTGASPLGSIRHTGLPWELGLAETHQTLIKNKLRQRVTLQVDGQMKTGRDLAIATLLGAEEWGIATSALIVEGCILMRKCHLNTCPVGIATQKEELRKKFKGKAEHLVNYFKFLAMEVREIMANLGFRTIDEMVGQSQCLERKTDITFWKHQRIDLSRILYKIETDLPVIKSEEQDVGLDHSISWKMVEAAQYALQNNTSMEAEFDIKNTDRTVGTILSHELTKIYKSEGMNEHSLLFNFKGTAGQSFGAFCNKGITMRLEGDANDYLGKGLSGAQLIIFPHKEAIIRANENSIVGNVALYGATSGKVFISGIAGERFAVRNSGATAVVEGIGDHGCEYMTGGKVIVLGGVGRNFGAGMSGGIAYVWDVNKTLEYHFNPDMADLESITEDDKESIFNLIREHFENTGSTLAEYIISDWDNSCKHFTKVYPREYKKVIENQINNIT